Below is a window of Nocardia asteroides DNA.
CAAGGCGCTCGACCTGCTCGACGAGGTCATCGCGCTGATCCGCCGCTCGGCCAACACCGACACCGCGCGCACCGGCCTGATGCAGCTGCTCGAGATCGACGACATCCAGGCCACCGCGATCCTGGACATGCAGCTGCGCCGCCTGTCGGCCCTGGAGCGCCAGCGCATCATCGACGATCTGGCCAAGATCGAGCTCGAGATCGCCGACTACAAGGACATCCTGGAGAAGCCGGAGCGCCAGCGCGCGATCGTGCGCGACGAGCTGGCCGAGATCGTCGAGAAGTACGGCGACGACCGCAGGACCAGGATCATCGCCAACGACGGTGACGTCGCCGACGAGGATCTGATCGCCCGCGAGGACGTGGTCGTCACGATCACCGAGACCGGCTACGCCAAGCGCACCAAGACCGACCTGTACCGCTCGCAGAAGCGCGGCGGCAAGGGTGTGCAGGGCGCGGGCCTCAAGCAGGACGACATCGTCAAGCACTTCTTCGTGTCCTCCACCCACGACTGGCTGCTGTTCTTCACCAACAAGGGCCGCGTCTACCGGGCCAAGGCCTACGAGCTGCCCGAGGCCAACCGGACCGCGCGCGGTCAGCACGTGGCGAACCTGCTGGCGTTCCAGCCGGACGAGAAGATCGCCCAGATCATCCAGCTCAAGACCTACGAGGACGCGCCGTACCTGGTGCTGGCGACCCGCGCGGGCCTGGTGAAGAAGTCCAAGCTCACCGATTTCGACTCCAACCGCTCCGGCGGCATCGTCGCGGTGAATCTGCGTGACGACGACGAGCTGGTCGGCGCGGTGCTCTGCTCGGCCGACGACGATCTGCTGCTGGTCTCGGCGCACGGCCAGTCGATCCGGTTCTCCGCCACCGACGAGGCGCTGCGTCCGATGGGCCGCGCCACCTCCGGTGTGCAGGGCATGCGTTTCAACGCCGACGACGAATTGCTCTCGCTCAATGTGGTCCGCGAGGAGACCTACCTTTTGGTGGCGACCGCCGGTGGGTACGCCAAACGTACGGCGATCGAGGAGTACACCGCGCAGGGTCGTGGCGGAAAAGGCGTATTGACAATTCAGTACGACCCGAAACGTGGCAGCCTGGTCGGTGCGCTCATCGTCGACGACGAGGACGAGTTGTACGCGATCACTTCCAGTGGTGGCGTCATCCGCACCGCAGCAAAGCAAGTTCGGAAAGCTGGACGCCAGACCAAGGGCGTGCGATTGATGAACCTCGCGGATGGCGATACCTTGCTAGCGATCGCGCGCAACGCCGACGAGCCCGATCCCGATCAGCTCACCGGCGACGCGGCTTCGGAGCAATAACCCAAACAGCGGCGGCAACGAACGGATCTGAGGATTCCATTGACCACACCGAATCAGTCGAACGACGATCGGAACCAGACCAACGGCGTCACCGAGCGGATTGCCTCGTCTCCGATCCAGCCGCGGCCCATCCCACGTCAGGGCGGTCCGGCCGAAGGTGCGGCAGCGCCGGAATCCGGTGCCGCCGGCGGCGAGTCGTTCGACCAGTCGACCGTGCGGATGAGCAACGAGCCCACCCCGCCCGCAGGCAACGGGAAGGGCAAGTCGCCCTACCAGGACGGTTGGGCGCAGCTGCCGCAGCGCGAGCCGCAGTCGAACCTGTACCGGCCCGGTGAGTCGCCGAGCCAGGGTCGTCCGTCCTCGGGTGCCGCGCCCGCCGCGCCGGCCTCGTCCGGCGGGCTGAAGGGCAGCGGCGCGTCCAACGCCCGCACCACCGCCGACCTGGCGGCCAAGGCGGCCCGCAAGGAAGCGGCGATGGTGAAGTCCGTCGGTATCGACGGCCCGACCCGCAGCATCGCCCGCCCCGAGCTGGTCAAGGACATGCCGGACCTGTCCGAGGTGCGGCACCCGACACCGGACGGCCAGGCCGCGCCGGTGGCGCCGCCCGGTCTGCCGATGGCGCACATCCCGCCGCAGCCGGGGCCGAGCGCTCGGGCCGCCGCCGCGTCCACCGGGGCGGTCTCGCCCGCGGTGCCGGTGGCCATCGCGGCCGCCGCGTCGGGCGAGCCGCTACGCGCGACGGTGCAGATCCGCCGGATCGATCCGTGGTCGACCCTCAAGATCACCCTGGTGATCAGCGTCGCGCTGTTCTTCGTGTGGATGCTGGCGGTCGGCCTGCTCTACATCGTGCTGGCCGGTATGGGC
It encodes the following:
- the gyrA gene encoding DNA gyrase subunit A yields the protein MTETTLPPSGGAGDRIEPVDIQNEMQSSYIDYAMSVIVGRALPDVRDGLKPVHRRVLYAMYDNGYRPDRGYVKSARPVAETMGNYHPHGDASIYDTLVRMAQPWSLRYPLVDGQGNFGSRGNDGAAAMRYTECRLTPLAMEMLRDIDSETVDFVPNYDGRSQEPTVLPARVPALLMNGSNGIAVGMATNIPPHNLNELAEAIYWALENYDADEETTLAACMERVKGPDFPTSGLIVGGQGIQDAYTTGRGSIRMRGVVEIEEGNRGQTQIVITELPYQVNTDNFINSIAEQVKDGKIAGISDIHDESSDRVGMRIVVTVKRDAVAKVVLNNLYKHTQLQTSFGANMLSIVDGVPRTLRLDQMIRLYVDHQLEVIVRRTRYLLRKAEERAHILRGLVKALDLLDEVIALIRRSANTDTARTGLMQLLEIDDIQATAILDMQLRRLSALERQRIIDDLAKIELEIADYKDILEKPERQRAIVRDELAEIVEKYGDDRRTRIIANDGDVADEDLIAREDVVVTITETGYAKRTKTDLYRSQKRGGKGVQGAGLKQDDIVKHFFVSSTHDWLLFFTNKGRVYRAKAYELPEANRTARGQHVANLLAFQPDEKIAQIIQLKTYEDAPYLVLATRAGLVKKSKLTDFDSNRSGGIVAVNLRDDDELVGAVLCSADDDLLLVSAHGQSIRFSATDEALRPMGRATSGVQGMRFNADDELLSLNVVREETYLLVATAGGYAKRTAIEEYTAQGRGGKGVLTIQYDPKRGSLVGALIVDDEDELYAITSSGGVIRTAAKQVRKAGRQTKGVRLMNLADGDTLLAIARNADEPDPDQLTGDAASEQ
- a CDS encoding DUF3566 domain-containing protein; protein product: MTTPNQSNDDRNQTNGVTERIASSPIQPRPIPRQGGPAEGAAAPESGAAGGESFDQSTVRMSNEPTPPAGNGKGKSPYQDGWAQLPQREPQSNLYRPGESPSQGRPSSGAAPAAPASSGGLKGSGASNARTTADLAAKAARKEAAMVKSVGIDGPTRSIARPELVKDMPDLSEVRHPTPDGQAAPVAPPGLPMAHIPPQPGPSARAAAASTGAVSPAVPVAIAAAASGEPLRATVQIRRIDPWSTLKITLVISVALFFVWMLAVGLLYIVLAGMGVWDNLDNSLGEMLNQEGSSSSLIDAGTVFGYAGVIGLINVVLFTALATVGVFIYNQCCDLVGGIQVTLADPD